GCATGATAAAAGTAATGCCTATTTATCTATTCATCCGGGTGCAGGGGGAACAGAATCTTGTGATTGGGCGGCAATGTTACTCAGAATGTATTTAAGATGGGCTGAGGAGAAAAAATTTATAACACAAACCCTTGAGTTCTTACCTGGTGAAGAAGCAGGTGTAAAAAGTGTTACGATTTTTGTCGAGGGAAAATATGCCTACGGCTATTTAAAGGCAGAAAAAGGAGTCCATCGCCTGGTAAGAATCTCTCCATTTGATGCGAATAAAAGACGACATACCTCTTTTGCCTCAGTTTTTGTTATGCCTGAGGTAGAAGAATTAGAAGTAGAAATTAATGAAGATGATTTAAGGATTGATACATTCAGGTCAAGTGGACCCGGTGGGCAACATGTCAATGTTACAGATTCAGCTGTTCGAATTACACATCTGCCAACAGGTATTGTTGTTAGTTGTCAATCAGAGCGTTCCCAGTATAAAAATAAGGCAAATGCTATGTCTATCCTTCGCTCAAGAATATATGAATATTATGAAGAAGAACAAAAAAAACAATTATCTAAAATCGGAGGAGAAAAACAGGAAATAGGGTGGGGAAGTCAAATTCGCTCTTATGTCTTTCAACCATATACAATGGTAAAAGACCACCGCAGTAATCTGGAAATAGGTAATGGCCAACGAGTTATGGATGGCTGGATAGACCCATTTATTGAGGCATATTTACGAATGAATAAAAAAGGATAACCGTTCAGGTGGTAATTTACCGCAGAGACGCAGAGGAACAGAGAAGATATAGAAATAAATTAGATCACAT
This sequence is a window from bacterium. Protein-coding genes within it:
- the prfB gene encoding peptide chain release factor 2 (programmed frameshift), which codes for MWKEIGIELEKLLKTILEMGDYLEVSKIKKEITNLQNASFKPDFWQDAVTAQAKMQQLSTLKDKIEPYEKIYKEIDELKVLFELGQEENDALTYKEIAKRLPFLKKEVEDLEFKRIFSGEHDKSNAYLSIHPGAGGTESCDWAAMLLRMYLRWAEEKKFITQTLEFLPGEEAGVKSVTIFVEGKYAYGYLKAEKGVHRLVRISPFDANKRRHTSFASVFVMPEVEELEVEINEDDLRIDTFRSSGPGGQHVNVTDSAVRITHLPTGIVVSCQSERSQYKNKANAMSILRSRIYEYYEEEQKKQLSKIGGEKQEIGWGSQIRSYVFQPYTMVKDHRSNLEIGNGQRVMDGWIDPFIEAYLRMNKKG